Proteins co-encoded in one Papaver somniferum cultivar HN1 chromosome 5, ASM357369v1, whole genome shotgun sequence genomic window:
- the LOC113277582 gene encoding NAC domain-containing protein 79-like: MENLPPGFRFHPSDEELITYYLTRKVSDFRFVSTVIADVDLNKCEPWDLPAKAVMGEKEWYFFSLRDRKYPTGLRTNRATDSGYWKTTGKDKEIYHSGVLVGLKKTLVFYMGRAPKGEKSNWVMHEYRLETKFTFKPTKDEWVVCRVFKKCSTGKRPLQTSSPMHHSPDSPCLDNTDTFVNEFGEMEYSQLNNCLTSSAPSFNAASLISNNNNFHNNNADTNMNWASARPSEQQINPLSSPLLNWPSSLLTMNPANYSMILSALQLGAAATYQAREAMPTSTANINNLLAQQGGDIHPFVGSNYSPNIPSTSASSTKVVMDSQQQSFNIDSIW, from the exons ATGGAGAATCTTCCTCCTGGTTTTAGGTTCCATCCAAGTGATGAAGAGCTCATTACTTATTATCTAACTCGAAAAGTATCCGATTTTCGTTTCGTTTCCACTGTTATTGCTGATGTTGATCTAAATAAATGTGAACCTTGGGACCTGCCAG CCAAAGCTGTCATGGGAGAGAAAGAGTGGTACTTCTTTAGCTTGAGAGACCGGAAGTATCCGACAGGTCTTCGAACAAATCGAGCTACAGATTCAGGATATTGGAAAACCACAGGGAAAGACAAGGAGATATATCATTCTGGTGTACTAGTCGGATTGAAGAAAACTCTAGTCTTTTACATGGGTCGAGCACCTAAAGGAGAGAAAAGCAACTGGGTCATGCATGAATATAGACTTGAAACCAAATTTACTTTCAAGCCTACTAAG GATGAATGGGTAGTTTGCAGGGTTTTCAAGAAGTGTTCCACGGGAAAAAGACCACTACAAACGTCGTCGCCAATGCACCATTCACCTGACTCACCTTGTCTTGATAATACCGACACATTCGTAAATGAGTTCGGAGAAATGGAGTATTCACAGCTGAATAATTGTCTGACTAGTTCCGCGCCCAGTTTTAACGCTGCTTCTCTGATATCGAATAACAACAACTTTCATAACAACAATGCTGATACGAACATGAATTGGGCCTCAGCACGGCCGTCAGAACAGCAGATAAACCCTCTTTCTTCACCGTTGCTGAATTGGCCTTCAAGTCTCTTGACAATGAACCCCGCTAACTACTCAATGATTTTGAGTGCACTGCAACTGGGAGCTGCCGCTACTTATCAAGCACGAGAAGCTATGCCGACGTCCACCGCCAATATAAACAATTTGTTAGCGCAACAAGGCGGGGATATTCATCCCTTTGTTGGGTCTAATTACAGCCCAAATATCCCTTCAACTTCTGCCTCGTCTACAAAGGTAGTCATGGATTCTCAGCAACAGTCATTTAATATTGATTCTATCTGGTAA